The window TGCGCCTGGGCACAGGCGCCAGGATCAACCGGCCGCCGCAATGGGGCGCGGGACCTGcaggccgccgctggcgcccacgcgcgGCAGCAGAGCGCCGAGCGCGTCTGCATGGGGCCAGCGTGCGCCTGagcgccggcgcccctcctggcGTGCCACGCGCCGCGGGACGCACGCCCGGCCGCCGCTTGGTGCTCTCGGCCttgggccggccgccgcctgctggcCCCTGAGCCGCCGGCTCACGTGCGCAGGCCGTGGGAGCCGCGCGCGGCAGCAGAGCGCCGAGCGCGTCTGcgtggggggggggcggcgggcGCCTGAGCGCCGACGCCCTCCTTGCGTGCCACGCGCACCTGCGTGGCGAGCGGCTGGAGCGCCACCGCTGCCTTGGCCCTCTGatgcgcgcgcgcgtcgcgctAGGCGGGGAGCAGGCACGCGCTAGCagggcgccggccggccacgcaCCGCGAGGGCACGGGCCTGCTGTCTCCGCCAAAAGCGCGGTTCTGTGCGGGCCCCGCGCCATGAGCGCCGACCGGTGCCTCATAGCCGTGAGATTTCTTGATGCGCCGTGATGGTGCTTGCTTATTCTCAGTGAACCAACTCATGGTCACCAGGTAAGATTCaatcttagggttagggttagggttagggttcatcACGGGATTTGTGGATTTCATAATGCGATCTGAAAATTGCTTTTCCCCTCCTTCTTAATGCTCTGTGATGCATCTAAACTCATGGATCTAACAACTAATTTGCGGAATAAACATGAACAGAGGCTTAATTTGGGGAAAACTTAGTAGCAGCAAACCCTAACCTTAATTACATAGCTAATCATCAATTTGTCTCGGTTTAACCATGAATTAGCATAAAATTAATGATTTGCATGTAATCCGAGACACTTAGTATTAACAGATCAAGATTAATCTTAAACTTGACCTAAACcgaattagattagatctaatctcgtgATCAGAAATTTAATTAACCATGATTTAGATCTAATCACGCATAATTAACACATAAAAGCCATTATGCAGGATCTAATTGCATCTTAAACCGACGAAAAACAGAGGCATAAACATACTCAAAAATTGACCGTGCATGACTAGGTTAAGATGGCTCATGATACCGATTGTTAGAATTAGCCAGGCTTAAACATTAGAGGCTAATAACCCAAGATCTgaacataacctagttcatgacaaatcaatctaatgcggaataaattagtaaacattataccagcattagcagttgcagcagccatttacgcctgatccgtagaggaagtaggcgttcttgtcggtgtagaaGACGCAGCGGCGAATCGGCGTCCTCCGGGCGCCAAacgggagtgcttggccttccaaacccctccaatgccttcagcgatcagactagcggtggctagggttttagattgagatgaatgggtgattaaggtgctaaccacgaccttatatttataggcactgtggggctgggggccagcctctggaaacgggcctaatgggcctgctgatcacagcccattagggttttatcattaggtttccttaatcgcgtttagatggtttaaacgcttccttaatagtgaagatcacaatatcttaactgaaatatTTATTTCCAACAATGCCATCTTAGTCGTTGTGGATCGTTTTACGAAGTATGGCTGTTTTCTTCTGTTGCGCCATCCTTTATCAGCACAGTCTGTAGCTAAGTTGTTCCTTAACCAAGTCTACAAGCTTCATGGAATGCCTGCATCCATTGTGTCCGATCAGGACCGTATCTTTTGCAGTGCATTCTGGAAAGAATTGTTTCGCTTGGCAGATGTTAAGCTGCAAATGAATTCTTCTTATCATCCGCAAATGGATGGGCAAACATAATGTGTTAATTAGTGTATGGAAACCTTCCTCCGCTATTTTGTTCACGCTTGTCCCTCAAAGTGGTCTCAATGGCTTGCTTTGGCTGAGTATTGGTATAAAATATAGTTTTCACTCAGTGCTGGGCAGATCACCATTCAAAGTccattatggttatgctcctcGCACTTTTGGGTTGCCCCTGATTCTGCTTGTGAAGTTAGTAACTTATCGGCTTGGTTGGAGGAACGTGAATTGATGAATGATCTTATTCAGCAACATCTGCTTCGAGAAAGTCAGCGGATGAAAGTGCAAGCTGACAAAAAAATTTCTGAATATTCATTTGAAGTTGGTTTATGGGTCTTTCTGAAGTTACAACCTTATGTTCAAACGTCTCTAGGACGTCGTTCATGTCAGAAACTGTCTTTCAAGTTTTTCGGTCCCATCAAGATTGTGGAGAAAGTTGGGGCTGTGGCCTATTGTTTGGCGTTGCCAGCATCATCTTAGATTCACCCAGTCTTTCATGTGTCGCAATTGAAGGCTGATATTTCTTCCGTTGAGGAAGTGGTTGCTGTTCTTCCTAAGGTGACTACATATCAGGTACCTAAAGCGATTCTTCAGACTCATTTTTCTGCTCGTGGTGCTTCTAGGGTGTCCCAGGTGATGGTTAAGTGGCCTGGCATGGCAAAGGAGTTGGCCACATGGAAAGATTTGGAGGCGCTGAGCCAACAGTTTCGAGGGGCTCCTGCTTGGGAACAACCAGGTTCTTTTAGGGAGGGGATGTTAGCACTCCTGATGATCCTGATCAAGACATATACTGGAGGAAGGCATCACTACTTCTCCTGGGCCATGACATGGGCTTCACTAGAGATGGCCCAGCTCGAGGGTTACCCGATCAACTTTGGGTTCGTGGCTAGTTCCACGTGTGTGTGTCTCGCCTGCGAGCGAGGGGAATAAATACGCGAGCAGAGAGAGGAACAAGCATGTATGAACTGAGTTAAACACTGGATCTCGAATCCTCTCCACGAAATCTGTCCTCCGATCCCAATTTCTTGCTATCCTCTACCATTCTATTTCTACCCTAACACTAAGGTAGATAAACAAGGGCAATGGACAATTGCCTTCCATCCATCCATGAAAAACATGAGAAGCGATTTTgataaaaattttcaaaacgaCTTCGTTCCGCTCCATCGAAGAGTGTCACTCCACCGGGGCGGTTGAATGAAGCCTTACCGAACATACCTTTAATAAAGATACACATATATAAGAGCATGATAGTTCTCTAATCATTAAGAGAATTAGAAAATGTAAGAAGGAAGAGATGAGCAAAATCTTCAAAATGAAAGAAGGAAAAATAAGCTGTAATGTGAGATCATGCTGTAATGCACTCATAAAAGTTACTTTTTTGATTGAATCATTTTGTGCTAATTCTATCTTATAAAGCTTTCATGAACTGACTTCTGCTATTGCTTCGAACTTTGCTTGTTTTGCTTGCTGGTCGAAGATTTTCAGGAGGTGCTGCCTGCTTCTATTGGATATATTTGTCTCATTGCCGGGCTTGACTCTAATTGGTATGCTTCAGCATCTAATAAACAATCACTTCTCTCCATGCTCGCGTTTGATGACAGCTTCTCGATATGAAAAGCTAAAAACGTCTCTTCGGAGACATCTGATATGAAAAACTAAAAACTTAAATAAACAGTGAAATTTTTGGTACAATTTAGTTTAACTGAGTTTATATAGAGAGCTGGTACAAGATTTTGGTAGTTTTTTTAAGTTTAGAAAGCCAAAAACATCTTTATTTTCAGAACAAAGCTAGTCGcagttttagaaaaaaaaaagctaaaaaGCTGCAGTTCAAATAAACAGGATGTTAACCCCTCTCACATTTACTCTATTGATATGATGGTAATTTTATTAGACCAATTTCAATGAGAGTGTCATAGAAATGTAATTATTATAAAATATGATAGGAGTATTATCATCGTAACACTCTACTGATATGGTTATCTAGATTACACTTTCACTCTGCACTATGCACAATAACCACTCTCGCTGGAAGGCAACCCAACTGACAGCAGAAAAGACATACCACTCTCCAATGTCCGCAGAGTATGGGTCAATGGACTTTAGGtcttatttagtttattttgcattttgtatttttatatttttagaagagAATCTttaacatttgaagtattaaatgtagactaatcacaaaactaattacagatttcgtctgtaaactacgagacgaatctaatgagcctaattaatcacattctaattaggctcattagattcgtctcgcgatttacaatccatttgtataatgcgatttatttttcgattatatttagtacaccatacaaataatttataaaaatttagCATTTTGCGTTTTAGGATCGGCCTTATTCTCTCATGAATGACCATTCTGCAGCGTGCACGTTCTCCCACATGCTTTACCACAAAGCCATACGGATCGCAACAATAAATCTCTTCACTCATCTTTGTCTGGTTCGATCGTCCAACACCTACCACCAAGCTGCCTACCGCCCAAATCTAGTCGCTCTCCGTCATCCATCCTCCATCCAATCCAAGCGAACAGAGCTGCAAGCAAAGGGGAAAGCAGCAGCGTGGGCAATGGCGGCGACGCTCCAGCCAGTGCTGCCCTGcttcctgctcctgctgctcctcactgccggcgccgcgggcgcggggcgACACGCCGGCGGCCGGACGCTGGTCTTCATCCTGGCGGGGCAGTCCAACatgagcggccgcggcggcgccaccagCGGCACCTGGGACGGCGTCGTGCCGCCCGAgtgcgcgccgtcgccgcgcatCCTCCGCCTCTCCCCCGCGCTCCGCTGGGAGGAGGCGCGCGAGCCGCTGCACGCCGGCATCGACGTCGGCAACGTCCTCGGCGTCGGGCCCGGCATGCCCTTCGCCCACGCCGTGCTCGGCAAGGTCGTTCCGGcgagggccgccgccgtggggctCGTCCCCTGCGCGCAGGGCGGCACGCCGCTCGCCAACTGGACGCGGGGCACGGAGCTGTACGACCGGATGGTGACGCGCGCCAGGGCGGCCctgggcgggggcggcgagctGGCCGCCGTGCTGTGGTACCAGGGGGAGACCGACGCCATGAAGAAAGAGGACGCCGAGCTCTACCAGGGGCGCATGGAGGCGCTCGTGCGCGACGTCCGCCGCGAACTCGGTCGCCCGGACCTCCTCGTCATCCAGGTCGGGATCGCGACGGCGCAGTACGGCGGCAAGTTCCTCGACCGCGTCAGGGAAGCCCAGAAGGCCGTCACGCTCTCGCTCCGGAATGTCAAGTACGTCGACGCCATGGGGCTGCCCATCGCGAGTGACAACACGCATCTTACCACTGAGGCTCAGGTCCAGCTCGGCAACATGCTAGCCAAGTCCTACTTAGAAACTCTGTAAACTCTAATTGGTCAATCGAATGAACACATTGTTCCTGCCAACATGTGCCTGTGCAAATAAGTCATGCCGTTGATGATTAGGAAACAGACATGTGTGTATCCTTAAATTCTGATGAGGTTTTAGTAGTAGAATTTACATCTGCTTACATCAGTGGCAAGCCTAATTCATTTGCACCATCGGTAATCTTGTTTTAAAAGAAGGTAATGACTTTGTACCGGCCATACGTTTGTATTTGCTCACGGTAGTCTAAAACccctatctctatctctatctctatctcttctcttctctatctctactactaaaaagagggTAAGGgtgactttttttttggttcGTCCTGCCCTTTCGTTCGTCCGCCCACCTTTCGTCCGTCCGtcggcgccccctccccctcccccccgctCCCCCACGACCTGGCGACGGTTTCGTGTCCCCCTCGCCCTCGCGGACGGACGCGGCGCCATACCAtctcgccctcgccctctcgCCCGGCCGCCGACGCCCAGTCACCCACCgcgcccgccgctccgcccacaTCGCGGCGCTGCCCCCGCGAGGCCGCGATCCCTGTCCCTCCCCCCCGCTTCCCCGCGAGGCCACGGACACCGGCGCCCCCGCCGGACATCGCGCCATGGAGCCCGATCTCTACCCCGCCCCTTC is drawn from Panicum virgatum strain AP13 chromosome 1N, P.virgatum_v5, whole genome shotgun sequence and contains these coding sequences:
- the LOC120655491 gene encoding probable carbohydrate esterase At4g34215, giving the protein MAATLQPVLPCFLLLLLLTAGAAGAGRHAGGRTLVFILAGQSNMSGRGGATSGTWDGVVPPECAPSPRILRLSPALRWEEAREPLHAGIDVGNVLGVGPGMPFAHAVLGKVVPARAAAVGLVPCAQGGTPLANWTRGTELYDRMVTRARAALGGGGELAAVLWYQGETDAMKKEDAELYQGRMEALVRDVRRELGRPDLLVIQVGIATAQYGGKFLDRVREAQKAVTLSLRNVKYVDAMGLPIASDNTHLTTEAQVQLGNMLAKSYLETL